A part of Candidatus Bathyanammoxibius amoris genomic DNA contains:
- the nusG gene encoding transcription termination/antitermination protein NusG — protein MPKKWFVLRVQSNREEKVKNTLEESARIRAIEDKVAKVLVPTEKVSEIKGGKKRVRERKIYPGYIMAEIEVDEDGNIPSDVWFLIRETPGTGDFIGGDKKPVPMANYEVEKMLSDLESKEEQPKASIKFKEGDRVRIKEGPFENFDGTVEEIFETSGRVRIILTIFGRSTPVELEYWQVEQV, from the coding sequence ATGCCAAAAAAGTGGTTTGTGTTAAGGGTTCAAAGTAACAGGGAAGAGAAGGTGAAAAATACGCTGGAAGAATCTGCAAGGATAAGGGCAATAGAAGATAAAGTAGCGAAGGTGCTAGTGCCCACCGAGAAGGTCTCCGAGATTAAAGGTGGGAAGAAGAGGGTTCGCGAGAGAAAGATATACCCTGGATACATTATGGCTGAGATAGAGGTGGATGAAGATGGTAATATTCCCTCCGACGTGTGGTTCCTTATAAGGGAGACCCCCGGGACCGGGGACTTTATCGGAGGAGACAAGAAGCCTGTGCCCATGGCCAATTACGAGGTGGAAAAGATGCTTTCCGACCTGGAAAGCAAGGAGGAACAACCTAAGGCCAGCATAAAATTCAAAGAGGGCGACAGGGTAAGAATAAAGGAAGGGCCCTTTGAGAACTTTGACGGTACGGTGGAAGAAATCTTTGAGACCAGTGGCAGGGTAAGAATAATCTTAACCATCTTCGGTAGGTCAACCCCTGTAGAGCTGGAGTACTGGCAGGTAGAACAGGTCTGA
- the secE gene encoding preprotein translocase subunit SecE, which produces MDIYKKNQGLHARLFLAVGMGAFAFFAAHAVYGTFIESPELYPGAVVPLVGIKLTWGLVSAAALFLLCVAVIGVHTTGLETGLNRLDTSSKKTVEFLIDTQGELQKVSWPTKDELVGSTGVVIILLVILGVYIFSVDWVITRIMKLVGFL; this is translated from the coding sequence ATGGATATATATAAGAAAAACCAGGGGCTCCATGCCAGGCTTTTTTTGGCCGTCGGGATGGGCGCGTTCGCGTTTTTTGCCGCGCATGCCGTTTATGGAACGTTTATAGAGTCCCCTGAGCTGTATCCGGGGGCGGTGGTGCCACTTGTAGGCATAAAGCTGACCTGGGGTCTCGTGTCCGCTGCCGCGCTCTTTCTCTTGTGTGTCGCCGTTATTGGAGTACACACTACCGGGCTTGAGACCGGGCTTAACAGGCTTGACACAAGCAGCAAGAAGACGGTGGAGTTCCTTATAGATACCCAGGGGGAGCTCCAGAAGGTTTCGTGGCCTACCAAAGATGAACTTGTTGGTTCTACCGGGGTAGTGATAATACTGCTCGTTATCCTGGGGGTGTACATCTTTAGTGTGGACTGGGTAATAACAAGAATAATGAAGTTGGTGGGTTTTCTATAA
- the rpmG gene encoding 50S ribosomal protein L33 has product MRDSITLVCLECSNRNYRTTKKARSTDRLEIKKFCRFCRRHTAHKEQKK; this is encoded by the coding sequence ATGCGCGACAGTATAACGCTTGTTTGTTTGGAGTGTTCCAACAGGAACTACCGCACCACTAAAAAGGCCAGATCGACCGACCGGCTGGAGATTAAGAAGTTTTGCCGGTTTTGCCGCAGGCACACGGCACATAAAGAACAGAAGAAGTAG